The Paraburkholderia sp. ZP32-5 genome includes a window with the following:
- a CDS encoding helix-turn-helix domain-containing protein produces MSPAAQQIPYVRFDSKDVLPDERLDYWQGSLSNVCTLSFPGGLTASEFKARNEMWMLGDMMLSVRECSPHILHRSERSIKLDQLDHYKIHFRIGNGANTDMVLGRRLIHVEAGGTVLTHMAQPELAHVHGGTTINVIIPRDRLDPLLPRPVDLHGVTLNGPCSVLLASHLTTLTQTVGGLTREQLPAVTGATLQLLAAAVTPTLDTLALARPVVEATLMRQVRHFIEANLTNPDLTPDVICKHFKISRSALYRMFEPLGGVAGFIKERRLYNIHTLLTSAQHRPHLHRIAEMHGFKTAAHFSRSFREQFGYSARELFAAAPQRPVHMPISGGPRYSMDRWLHLLRG; encoded by the coding sequence GTGTCCCCCGCTGCCCAACAGATACCTTATGTCCGCTTCGACTCGAAGGACGTGTTGCCTGACGAGCGTCTCGACTATTGGCAGGGCAGCCTGTCCAACGTGTGCACGTTAAGTTTTCCAGGCGGCCTCACCGCATCGGAGTTCAAAGCCCGAAACGAAATGTGGATGCTCGGCGACATGATGCTGAGCGTGCGCGAATGTAGCCCACATATTCTGCACCGCTCCGAACGATCGATAAAGCTGGACCAGCTCGATCACTACAAGATCCATTTTCGAATCGGAAACGGTGCCAACACCGATATGGTCCTTGGACGTCGCCTTATTCATGTGGAAGCAGGCGGAACCGTGCTTACCCATATGGCTCAGCCAGAGCTTGCGCACGTCCACGGCGGCACGACCATTAATGTCATCATTCCGCGTGACCGGCTTGATCCTCTCCTCCCGCGCCCGGTCGATTTGCATGGTGTTACGTTGAACGGCCCATGTAGTGTGCTGCTCGCTTCGCATCTCACGACGCTGACGCAAACGGTCGGCGGACTGACACGCGAACAGCTACCCGCGGTGACAGGCGCAACGCTTCAATTGCTGGCGGCCGCCGTCACGCCCACCCTGGACACACTTGCGCTGGCGCGGCCGGTTGTCGAAGCGACGCTGATGCGTCAGGTGCGCCATTTCATCGAGGCGAATCTCACGAACCCGGACCTTACGCCCGACGTCATCTGCAAGCACTTCAAGATCTCCCGAAGCGCGTTATACCGGATGTTCGAACCACTCGGCGGCGTGGCGGGTTTCATAAAGGAGCGCAGGCTGTACAACATCCACACGCTGCTCACCTCTGCCCAGCATCGCCCTCACCTTCACCGCATCGCCGAGATGCACGGCTTCAAGACAGCCGCCCACTTCAGTCGCTCGTTCCGCGAGCAGTTCGGCTACAGCGCCCGCGAGCTTTTCGCGGCCGCACCACAGCGCCCCGTGCATATGCCAATCTCGGGTGGCCCACGCTATTCGATGGACCGATGGCTGCATTTGCTACGGGGCTGA